In a genomic window of Allomeiothermus silvanus DSM 9946:
- a CDS encoding ABC transporter permease, giving the protein MNEIFTLALLFSTLRQTTPILLTALGGLFSERSGVVNIGLEGMMLFGALAAAVVTQRLEVPFLVSDPNAQVWWVPWVGLLAGAVVGGLVALVHAIASIKYKADQIISGTAINLLALGAPSLVLEYYYDNSTSSQEVVNRLPLIPVGSENLSPLVFLAFLLVPVIWWVLFKTPWGLRLRAVGEHPEAAETMGVNVIRTRYIAVVISGLLAGIAGAYLSIGFLNQFVKGMSAGLGFIALAALIVGKWHPIGILGSTLLFGFASALSIQLTGRNILPVPVVQAIPFILTMLVLVGFIGRSRPPAAVGKPYDK; this is encoded by the coding sequence ATGAACGAGATTTTTACCTTGGCTTTGCTGTTTTCCACCCTACGCCAGACCACGCCGATCCTGCTCACCGCGCTGGGCGGACTATTCTCTGAACGAAGCGGGGTAGTTAACATCGGCCTCGAGGGGATGATGCTCTTCGGGGCGTTGGCCGCGGCGGTGGTCACCCAGCGGCTCGAGGTTCCTTTCCTGGTCTCCGACCCTAACGCCCAAGTCTGGTGGGTGCCCTGGGTGGGCCTGCTGGCCGGGGCGGTGGTGGGGGGCTTGGTGGCGTTGGTGCACGCCATCGCCTCGATCAAGTACAAGGCTGACCAGATCATCAGCGGCACCGCCATCAACCTGCTGGCGTTGGGGGCTCCCAGTTTGGTGCTCGAGTACTACTACGACAACTCCACCAGCTCGCAGGAGGTGGTCAACCGCCTTCCCTTGATCCCGGTGGGTTCGGAGAATCTCTCCCCACTGGTCTTCCTGGCATTTTTGCTGGTTCCGGTTATCTGGTGGGTGCTGTTCAAGACTCCCTGGGGGTTACGGCTGCGGGCGGTAGGAGAACACCCCGAGGCCGCCGAGACCATGGGGGTAAACGTAATCCGTACCCGCTACATCGCAGTGGTCATATCCGGCCTCCTGGCGGGTATCGCAGGGGCCTATCTCTCGATTGGCTTCCTCAACCAGTTCGTCAAGGGGATGAGCGCTGGGCTAGGGTTTATCGCCCTGGCCGCGCTGATCGTAGGTAAGTGGCACCCTATCGGCATTTTAGGCTCCACCTTGCTCTTCGGTTTTGCCTCGGCCCTCTCGATCCAGCTCACCGGGCGCAATATCCTGCCGGTGCCGGTGGTGCAGGCGATTCCCTTTATCCTCACCATGCTGGTGCTGGTGGGGTTCATCGGGCGAAGCCGGCCTCCGGCGGCGGTGGGGAAGCCCTACGACAAATAG